TCTCGCTGCGAGTTTGGCTCTCCACTTGTGCAGAGGCAGCATACAGATCGATCACGCTGTCTGGCGGCTTCATGGTAAAGATACCTCCTAACTCAATGTAAATTCCTACGTTCATTTATTTCAGCTTTCTGATTGTGCTAATAGCTTCCCGGGCATCTCTTCCAAAGCGGCTGAGCGATTTGACAAGGATCAAATGGATCTTCCCTCTCCGGCAGCCTCTCAGGATCTTCCGATAGCCTGAGCGGTTTTTCGTGTGCAATCTCGACGCTTGGTCCGCGCAAACAGCCACGAATCGCCACAAGGGATTACTCTGAATGAAAGCTGTATAATACGCGATCTGGTTTTCCAGGCTTGAATTTTGTTCCTCCTGATTCGTGCTGGTACGGCAATAGGTTGCCCCCCGCAACTGCTGATTCCAAATAGGGTGGTCCTCCTGCGTCTGCGGGATCTCAATCACATGTTGAAACATAAGAACCCCTCCATGATACATACTGTCGATCAGTTTATCATGGAGGGGTAGAAAATGAAAAAGCTACATTTCAGTTCAAGGAACTAAAATATAGCTTTTAACATGTATTGTGCGACTATTATAGATGTCGCTTGAGAGCCTTTATTCATTAGATCTAAAAAAATAGATCTAAAAAGTATAATGGTAGCATTAGTTATTATTTATTTCATAGAGTTCTATCTCTTGTTCCTTTACATATACCCCAATATACTGAAGCCAGTTGGATGAGCTACCTCCGATGACCAACAAAATTGGTTCTGGACATCCTAGGTCTTCGTCTTTAGATAAATTGACCATTGTTTTCAAATCTAGTGCAGATGGCTTAGGAGAAGCATTGGGATGATAATGCCACTCCCCTAAATAATATTGCTGCTTTTGCCACGCTCTTTTTAGCTTCGTAATAATGCCCCGCGTACTCCGTACGAATGAACACAAAGTTTGCTTGGATTCTGCTGGAGCTCCTGTTATAGTGGTTATTTCTGCCCATTTCAAATCATCAGAGTATCTGCCGATGAGGATTCCGCCTGTCTCATAAGGATATGAATTCATACATAAACTATGAATATACTCTAGCTCCTGATCCGGCAACTTAACACCATAGCTTCCATTAAAGCTCTCGTAATATTTAAAGGTCTCAATTTTCTCGATATTCATATTGTTTCTCAATCAATCGCAGGCCATTAAAAAGTCCATCTTCAGTCTGTGTTTCATAGATTAATGAGATCCCTTTTTCTGTTGAATTTTGTACAAAAGCTTCTAATGCCTTGACTGTGGTACAAGCGGCAAACCACATATCATCTGCCCTGGCAGGAAATAATGGATGCCAGCAGCCAATGCCATCCCGAGGAAGCGCATCTAGATTAAAATCATTGGAATCTTTTTGAAAATATGGTTCGACTAAATTAAGAAAATTTTCAAAGTGAGGCAGTTTTGTCCTTTGAATATTAATATACAGTCGTTTTGCACCAAGTCCAACAGAACTTGAGCAGAATACAATTTTTCGCTTCCACTCTGTTGCAGATAATAACGCCAATACTTGATCCTCGCCAGTGGAATCAATGATAATATCAAAACTGCTCAAGTCTGGTACTAATGCCCCAGTTTCATCTATATCTAAATACCTTTCTGCATAAGTAGTGTGAATGTTAGGGTCAATATTCGTTAACCTTTTAGCTACAAGTTTACTTTTGGACTGATAAAGATCTGTCATACATAAAGTATGACGGCAAAGATTTCCCATTTCTAAAGCATTTCCATCGATACAGGTGAGTTGTGTTGCCCCAGCACGAGTCAACAGTTCTGCAATAGAAGCGCCCAAGCTACCGAGCCCAATCATAACTATACGCTGATTCGCAAGCCTATTTGCAAGCTTTCCACGCCCCTTAATCGTGCGTGCGCTCCAGTTTTCGCTGCGAATCCATGATAGTTCCATACTATCCAGGAATATCTTTGCTTTGTCATTCATCCACCAGCCCGCTTCACTCGGGCGGTAGCCTTTTCTTGCTCCGTAAGTCTGAGGAATGCTAAGTCGCTTGCCAGAATGAAAAACTCTATTTGTATATTTTCCGCAGGATAGAGCAGGAAGCTCTATAGCCTGCCAAGTCATCTCGTGGGAATCTTCACCGATATGTGCTGGGATTGGAAAACCAACCAAAAGCAGATGCCGCCTCCCATCTCTGGCTTTGGGGGCAAATGATTTCAAAATGGCCAGCAAATCAATGCCCTGATTAGTGCATATCTGCTTCAACTGACATAGGTTAGTGGGAACTTGCCAGTTATTAATAACTGGTACTTCTTTTAATCTGATCCAAAGTGCATTTTCATAGTTTTTTTCCCTTATTGCCGTTCCCCAAACCGGTTGATAGATTACCTTCTGAGAATCAATGGAGCGAAAGCTCCGAATCATTGCTATGGATTGCTCTGATGAAAGTTGCCTACGAACGATTCTTGCAATTCCACAACGCTCATCCGTACTTTCCCAGATCATCATGGAAACACAATCCTCTTGAAAAGCAAAGACTGTCTGTATATGAGAGACTGGAAAATCTGGTAACTCAAAGGCATCCCCATTTTTTATTAATCTCTCTTCTGCAGCCGCACGGAGCCACAAAACAGCTCTTTGCATATTCCAAAAGAGCCGTTCATCAACTGTGAACGGCTCTTTTTCAGGAACGCGGATGCCAAGAGTCTGATCAATAAGATCAACACAGAGTTTTCCTTTACGCCACAAATGGTTTTCTTCCTCAAAAGCATTGATCGATTGATGTGGAAATGTATTTGTTATACTATTTTTGCAGCTCGGATATATAGCAATAGTTCCAAAGGGATAAACAGTTTCCGCAGTAACAAACCATTCTGTTACTCTGGGAATATCTTTGCCATCATGGTCCAAACAAACCCTAATGTGAAGATAAAAACGTTTTGTAACTACATCCCAAGTCCAATCTTTCAGCAAAATTATTTCTGGTATTTCTTCAATCCGGCGCCGCCCGCGTCGCAAATTCTCAGTTGGATTCTGACTCATCCAAACCTCCCAACAGGAACGCCCTTACTTTCCTGTACTCTCGGAGTAAATCCTCCGTTTTTTCTATAATAGGATGGAAATTCATCGCAATCTTTGAAGAAAGATTTCCAAAGGTTAACACTCTCTTCTATATCAGCGCTATCATAAGCTGCTCTAGCAAGTCTTGCACCGCCGCAAACCGCCTTATAGAAAGTGTCATAATCCTCATCTGAGAGCATCTCAAATACGTCATGCTCAGGAACCCCCGGTCTGGGAGGAATGGCTTTTTAGGATAACATTCCGCAATGCACTCCAAGGTTCCGACGATGCCCTCTGCAACACTTGTGATTCCATCTGGACAACACTCTCCCACAAAATGTTCCAACGGATAGCTTTTCGGATGCTTGAGGCTAGGTAGTTCCAATCGTCGCCACCATTTGATCGCTTTAACTACATTTACATAATTACCTTTGCAAATTTGATTTTTTCTCTTGGTCCAACGGATCTGCTCTAAAGGATGCGTTCGATACCATTGATTTTCGACATTATCTGGAATCAGTAAAGGCTCCGCCCTCCATTGTTGGCCAGTAGAATCACTTTCGAAAAATCTTTCCAGTGAATCTAAGCGGTAATTTTCCAAAAGTGACTGCTGATAGCCCGAGAGATCATCGACTGTGAATGCGGATGAAAGGCCAGCACATTCAATGGCCCTTTTCACCTCTTCGCTGGGAGCTGCGGTAATTACTAGATCCATATCTACTTCGGGCAAAGAAATACCGATCGAACGCTTTTGCTGTTCGTAGTTCTGATAGTACTTCTTTACAAAGGGTGTAATTATGGCAAATGCTTCTTGGGCAGAAACGGTATCATGATCAATATTAGTAACTACAATTACATCTACATCCACCTTTTTTCCTGGTGCTGGTTTAATACAAGTTGACCTAGCATAGCTACCCTGTAAAAAACTTTCAACGAGTAAATCTTTTGTAAGGTCATCAGATTTGAGTTGTTCTCGAAGCTCGGTGTGTGCGGAGATCAACGCTTTTTTCAAACTGTCAGGTAGCCGAATATTAGTCAAGAAATCCTGAAAATAAGTTTGTATTGCGCTCATTCAAGTCCTCCTTTCCCGTCAAACTGAATGGACGGTATGTAAGAGCAGTTGCCTCGTTGTTCAAAATCATATTCGTACAGAATACACTTTCCAAATGGACGGGATACTTGCCCAAGATGAAACATAAACGCATTAGGCGCGGCAGCAAAAATATGGAGATATGCTCGCCTTTCAACGGTGCTTCGTCCTGCCAATGCGGCATAAACTTCCATTGCCAGTTTTGAGGAGTGGGTGCCATTTTGAATAGAAAAGCCAGTGCTACCTGTGTCCTCTGGTGAGAAATTAATAATCCGTCCAACGTGAACCCCCTGTTCTTTCAGGTATCGCTCCACATCAGAGCAAATATTGTGCCTCACGTTGAGGATAAGCGCGGTGTCAAATGTATCTTCATCTCTTGCTATATGTTCTACCTTCCAATTCTGATATTGGGTTCGATCGCATTTGTCAAATTCCCATATTTCTGGTCCCAAAATTGTTTTTTGAACAGGACAAATATCCACACCGGATTTAGTATCAAAAACACGACCTGCAGCAAAAGCGATGGAACCATGGGCTTCCAGCATAATTTGGTAAGCTTGCTGCACCTCTGTATTTTCTCTCAAAAAATCTTGAACAGGCTTACCGATATCAACCGTCCAGTCAAAATCCGGTTTCAAAAATCTACCTTCAAATTTGTCTTGTAAATCTAACAGAATTGACGTCTCTTGGGTAAGTCTTTCAGAACCTCTTGAAAAACACAAAATTCCAATTGCTTTTCGTACCTTGGTGTACTTCTTGATAATTAATTCGATTCGCTTGTTCAACTCCAGGCTGAAAATTGTTCGATCGGTATAGCCATCTTTTGTTGATTGAAGAAGTTCCTCCTCAACCATTGCGTCCACAAGTAAAGATACTTGGGGATGCTCCAAGGAATGTCCACTATCATATGCATATTTCCAAAGAGCCTCTCGAACAAGGCTCTTCAAACTATCTGGATCGAATGGCAACACTTTAAAATCCACATTAATATCTTTTAGTAATTGAGTTTCAAATTTTTCTAACTGTTTTTTACCTGTTGCATCCAACTTACCCGTTTGAAACTTGGTAATAGCGTTCATAAAATCCACAGCTGATACCGCACAATTTCCGATTAAAACCAAGCAATACCGCTGGCAGGGATAATCAGTGATGATATCTTTTAACCACTTAGAAATATCGCCCTTTGAAAAAGAGTTGACCGTCGATTTAACTTGGATCGCATCTGTAATTGTATCTGCGCTCTTTAAAGCAATATCTACCTTGTCACCTTCTGTTGGAAATTCAATGTAAATCCTATCCCAATCATTTCGCCTTAATGCTTCTAGAACAGCAACAATCCCTTGATATAGATAACCTCTGCCGCCTTCTTTTCCGCCCATAATACGCCTTTCTATTTATTGAAAGAGTACAACCAACTGATTACAATATATTGTACGAAGAGGTGGTAATAAAGTCAACATATCAAGGAATTATTTACCAATTATTAATAGTTTAAATAGAATGTGCTATACAACACATCATTCAATTATCAACTGCATGACTTTTACTTAATGTAAAAAATTACATTAGCCCGGGCGGTTTTGGGTGTGCTGTCCCGATGCCTGGCCGGCGTAAACAGCTGCAAACCGCCACTTGGGATTACTCTGAATGAAAGCTGTATAATACGCAATCTGTTTTTCCAGGCTTGAATTTTGTTTCTCCTGATTCGTGCTGGTACGGCAATAGGCTGCAACCCGCAGCTGCTGGTCTCAAATAGGATGGTCCTTCTGCGTATACGGGATCTTGATCACATGTTGAAACATAAGAAGCCCTCCATGATACATACTGTCGACCAGTTTGTCATGAAGGGCGGGAAAATGAAAAAGCTGCATTTCGGTTCAAAGAACCAAAATGCAGCTTTTAACATAGTCTGAATGTCATTAAAGGATCTGTGGAAATCCAGTAATATCAATGGTTTGTAAGCAGTCGGCAAAAGGCTTCATCTTAAATTGTACGCTCCCACACTTTCACTTGCGTGATTACATCACGCAGACGATCACCACCAACCATATACTCCAGAATTTCGTCGGCGGTATCACACCATTTCTCAGTACGAGTGTTTACTTCCACAGAGCCAGCCTGACAAATCACCATTTTAGGCGCTGCATCTGCCGCAGGAGAAATACAGCCAAAGCAACAGTACAGCACGCCATTCCACTCGAACTGGACTTCGCCGCCGCGCCGCATACACTGTTTGAAATCACTGATTGTTTTAAACCTATTATCTTCAAGGCTGTTTGTGCCGACCCATGTTGCCATGTTCGTGTTCCTCCCGTATAAAAAGCTCTTGGTAGTCTGTTCTTTGCCGAAGTGAAAGCCTGACTGATCCCATATGATGCTATGTTGGTGTGGAACTTCATGATACTTGGGGAAACCATGGTTTGTATGGTGAATTTCCAAATATGCTTTTCCGTCAGGACCAATCAGCGTTTCAATAAGCTCTCCTTTTGCCGTATAGGTATATTTTGTTTCGCCCGGCTCACCCCAGAATCGCTCATCCTCTGGTTTTGACGGTTTGATTTCTCCGCCGTAGGCGCTTCCTCCGCCTTTTCCAATTAGGTACGGCTCTATTGTATCACGATTATTACTGGATGTGCCGCCAATTTTAAAGGCATCCAAATCTTCACGATGGAAACTTCGTTCATAGTTCATATACCGCCAAGAACTGCGTTCGTAATCCACATGGATAATGTTGCCCTGCATTTCGGGAAACGGTGTATTATAACAGATAATTTTTTCCGGATCAATGCGCCGCAGCATCTCGTTGTATCCTGCCATGAACCATTCTTTCTGGTCGCAGCGGTTGTCATGCTCTGAGGCCATATAAGTGGAGACAGCAACAACGCTTCCTTTTTCAATCCCTTCAAAGCAGAAATCAAACGTGGATTCATCTCCCCAGTTGACAGTTGGAATGACCCGGAGCCCTTTGGATGCCCAGTAAGCGCCGCACCAGCGATTACGAAATACATTGTAAAGTTGCATAACAGGCGCCATCTCCAGGTACATACTGAAATCCGGCGACAGCACCGCGCGGTAGCGGGAGAGTTTTTCAATGTCATTGTCCGGGTTCTTCCAGACCCTCTCAAAGCGATAGTCATATAGGAAGAAGTGTACCATGCGGTCTAGGTGATTCTGGTCCTCCAAATGGGTTTTGTCAAAACCGATCAACAAAAGATCATCGAAGTCTCCGGGACTTTCTTGGAACTTAGGAATGATGGGGATTTTTAACTTTCCTTTGCCGGGAAACTGGTTGCGAAGCAGTTTCTGACTGGTTCGGTAGTTGTAATTTTCTTCGGTCATAGATAGCCCTCCTGTATGTAGTAAGGAACAAGTCCTTCTGCATACAGGTTCCCAAACAAAAAAAGTTGCACATTCCTGTGCAACAACATGAGAAAATTTACAAATTGGCAGTAAAAAATCGGAGTACCCCAAAGGATACTCCGATGGTCCGAGTGGCGGGATTTGAA
This DNA window, taken from Dysosmobacter welbionis, encodes the following:
- a CDS encoding recombinase family protein, which produces MYHGGVLMFQHVIEIPQTQEDHPIWNQQLRGATYCRTSTNQEEQNSSLENQIAYYTAFIQSNPLWRFVAVCADQASRLHTKNRSGYRKILRGCRRGKIHLILVKSLSRFGRDAREAISTIRKLK
- a CDS encoding Mov34/MPN/PAD-1 family protein, with the translated sequence MNIEKIETFKYYESFNGSYGVKLPDQELEYIHSLCMNSYPYETGGILIGRYSDDLKWAEITTITGAPAESKQTLCSFVRSTRGIITKLKRAWQKQQYYLGEWHYHPNASPKPSALDLKTMVNLSKDEDLGCPEPILLVIGGSSSNWLQYIGVYVKEQEIELYEINNN
- a CDS encoding SMODS domain-containing nucleotidyltransferase translates to MSAIQTYFQDFLTNIRLPDSLKKALISAHTELREQLKSDDLTKDLLVESFLQGSYARSTCIKPAPGKKVDVDVIVVTNIDHDTVSAQEAFAIITPFVKKYYQNYEQQKRSIGISLPEVDMDLVITAAPSEEVKRAIECAGLSSAFTVDDLSGYQQSLLENYRLDSLERFFESDSTGQQWRAEPLLIPDNVENQWYRTHPLEQIRWTKRKNQICKGNYVNVVKAIKWWRRLELPSLKHPKSYPLEHFVGECCPDGITSVAEGIVGTLECIAECYPKKPFLPDRGFLSMTYLRCSQMRIMTLSIRRFAAVQDLLEQLMIALI
- a CDS encoding DUF4417 domain-containing protein, translated to MTEENYNYRTSQKLLRNQFPGKGKLKIPIIPKFQESPGDFDDLLLIGFDKTHLEDQNHLDRMVHFFLYDYRFERVWKNPDNDIEKLSRYRAVLSPDFSMYLEMAPVMQLYNVFRNRWCGAYWASKGLRVIPTVNWGDESTFDFCFEGIEKGSVVAVSTYMASEHDNRCDQKEWFMAGYNEMLRRIDPEKIICYNTPFPEMQGNIIHVDYERSSWRYMNYERSFHREDLDAFKIGGTSSNNRDTIEPYLIGKGGGSAYGGEIKPSKPEDERFWGEPGETKYTYTAKGELIETLIGPDGKAYLEIHHTNHGFPKYHEVPHQHSIIWDQSGFHFGKEQTTKSFLYGRNTNMATWVGTNSLEDNRFKTISDFKQCMRRGGEVQFEWNGVLYCCFGCISPAADAAPKMVICQAGSVEVNTRTEKWCDTADEILEYMVGGDRLRDVITQVKVWERTI
- a CDS encoding recombinase family protein — translated: MRVAAYCRTSTNQEKQNSSLEKQIAYYTAFIQSNPKWRFAAVYAGQASGQHTQNRPG
- a CDS encoding ThiF family adenylyltransferase, translating into MSQNPTENLRRGRRRIEEIPEIILLKDWTWDVVTKRFYLHIRVCLDHDGKDIPRVTEWFVTAETVYPFGTIAIYPSCKNSITNTFPHQSINAFEEENHLWRKGKLCVDLIDQTLGIRVPEKEPFTVDERLFWNMQRAVLWLRAAAEERLIKNGDAFELPDFPVSHIQTVFAFQEDCVSMMIWESTDERCGIARIVRRQLSSEQSIAMIRSFRSIDSQKVIYQPVWGTAIREKNYENALWIRLKEVPVINNWQVPTNLCQLKQICTNQGIDLLAILKSFAPKARDGRRHLLLVGFPIPAHIGEDSHEMTWQAIELPALSCGKYTNRVFHSGKRLSIPQTYGARKGYRPSEAGWWMNDKAKIFLDSMELSWIRSENWSARTIKGRGKLANRLANQRIVMIGLGSLGASIAELLTRAGATQLTCIDGNALEMGNLCRHTLCMTDLYQSKSKLVAKRLTNIDPNIHTTYAERYLDIDETGALVPDLSSFDIIIDSTGEDQVLALLSATEWKRKIVFCSSSVGLGAKRLYINIQRTKLPHFENFLNLVEPYFQKDSNDFNLDALPRDGIGCWHPLFPARADDMWFAACTTVKALEAFVQNSTEKGISLIYETQTEDGLFNGLRLIEKQYEYREN
- a CDS encoding SAVED domain-containing protein, coding for MGGKEGGRGYLYQGIVAVLEALRRNDWDRIYIEFPTEGDKVDIALKSADTITDAIQVKSTVNSFSKGDISKWLKDIITDYPCQRYCLVLIGNCAVSAVDFMNAITKFQTGKLDATGKKQLEKFETQLLKDINVDFKVLPFDPDSLKSLVREALWKYAYDSGHSLEHPQVSLLVDAMVEEELLQSTKDGYTDRTIFSLELNKRIELIIKKYTKVRKAIGILCFSRGSERLTQETSILLDLQDKFEGRFLKPDFDWTVDIGKPVQDFLRENTEVQQAYQIMLEAHGSIAFAAGRVFDTKSGVDICPVQKTILGPEIWEFDKCDRTQYQNWKVEHIARDEDTFDTALILNVRHNICSDVERYLKEQGVHVGRIINFSPEDTGSTGFSIQNGTHSSKLAMEVYAALAGRSTVERRAYLHIFAAAPNAFMFHLGQVSRPFGKCILYEYDFEQRGNCSYIPSIQFDGKGGLE